Genomic DNA from Corylus avellana chromosome ca4, CavTom2PMs-1.0:
GAACACTAAGTTGAAAGCGGCCTACCTAGCTAACAAATGTGCTCGAACATTAGCACTTTTAGAAACTTtactacttttattattatcattaacATAGGGTGAACCTGTATAGAATGTGGTTATTTAGGGAAGAAGTTGAGAATTGTTGAATTTCAAATTAGATGCACCAAATAAAAGGAGAATCTAAATCGAAGCCGAACTTTCCATATTCAACTATACATTATCATCATTGCTATAGCTTATACAATATTCTcttattcttcattttttttgaaaatcaaccattacTTGTGTGGGTCCTAAAAGAAGGATGAGaaaaatactaaatagcatttattATTCGCAAAATTGAGGGTAGAAATTTACAGCACAACAAATCATCCCAATttcccacccaaaaaaaaaaaaaaaaaaaaaaactctaaaaactTCACCTTGATCACCATCTTGGGCTCCGTAGCAAGAGAAATAGGCTTCCTGGTGAGCCAGGAAGCCGAACTCTAATCTCGCAATTAGGCATGGCCCCTCATTCATATTTTCACCCtcccaaaagaaaattttagtttgTCGTGGGCAACATATATTGTTGTGAAACTTTCAGTGTTTTGAAAACTATTTTGTTAGAAAGATTTGACACTTCGAGGAAACTTGTAGTACGCCCATAATATAACGTGTTGAAACATCACTTAAATCTATGTGTTTTTAGTTATAATTATGgtaggatttggcttaggtgttgTAACACTTGTGACACTTTTTCTGAAGTGACACTTTTAGGCAGCTCTACTAATATAAGATACAAAACAAGTAATTTTATTATATGAACAAATATTCAAACCTCATAAACCTTACAGGGAGCTGAACAGAGTAGGTGGCCATCAAATCCCCCGCTAACATACAAAGACACGAaagaatataaatttatttgaatcCTGATTTTCAAGCTAAAAGAAACTTGATGATCACAGAGGAGGTTGCAAAGAATCTCCACCCACGGACTATATTACAGACTCCATTGAAACTTGTATCTTTTACAGAAATCTCGAGCGTCTGCACTCAGGAGGAAAACCTTGAGGGAATCGTTTCAAGTCAGTGCAGTAGTTGTAAATCATGAAGTATTTCTGAACCCATCTCAGACGTCTCCGGCCATGGGCATCAAGCTCGTTGGTCTCCCATGCAGAGTTGGGTCCCCATGCAGCATTGGAGGCTGTAACTTTGAAATTCCGGTAGTATGCTGTGAAGGGTGCCTTGGACCAATCAGTTTTCACCAATCCTCCTCTTGTGGCCCAGTCGTCAGCATTCCAGAGGCTCGAGTAAATCTTCATTGGTTGGCTCTTTGGGAAGGGAACGCCGATTGGTTCAGCATTCTTGAATACTCTTATGGGAATGTTATCAACCACGAAGCTGAAAACAGAAGCAACATTAATTAATACGTTGTAAAATTATAGCAAACAGAGTAGACTCAATGAAATACATGGGAATTTGTGTTTTCTGCATAATCTCTCTTACATTATGTGCTGGGGTTTCCAGATGATGGAGTAGGTGTGAAAATTTCTTGTGGGGTCGAACCAGAGATAGAACTGCTGCTCCCTGTTTCCCTTGCCCTGAGTGAAAACATTTGTGTGTAGAATATAAGGGTTACCGCTAAGGTTTCCCAAGAACTCAAAGTCAATTTCATCGTGAGTTGGCCCCTGAGATGACAACTGCAATAAAAAACAGAGCAGTCAATTGTATGATGAGGGAATTCTGTTTGAACGTTTGGGGGGTGTTTTTGGAAAGAATTCAATGAAAATGACTGCTGCTGATGATACTTCTTGTTTAACGAAATCAACTAATAAAGGCTAAATTGGTTTTGACAATAGTACCCCctatctttttttcaaaaaaaacagaAGTTTTTCATGTGAAGCTACAGGAGGAAAGGTAAAAACATTGGTAATATACTAATATTGAAGATGACCGTTATTAGAATAAATACATCAGAAGATCaaataaatagtaattaaattcATGGCAAggttttgacttttttaatGTGACATATATCAATTGGTTCAGTTCAAAGATGTCTCAAAGCAAGCACTAATCTTCCTGATGGCCCCAGAAGTTGTTTTTtaatgtgtatgtgtgtgtgtgtgagatggtggaaagaaaaaaatggatgaGTGGCAGACATACATAATAGGCAGTAACAGTGCCAGCAGAGTTGCCAGCAACAAGTTTAAGCTGCATATCAATTCTCCCAAAGAGGTATTCTTTCTTAGACTGGAAGCCAGAGCCAGAGACCCTGTctagagaaagagatagaagCTGCCCTCCCTGGAATATCTTGGCACGATTATCTCCCCATGTTAAATCAAAGTCTTGGTAAAAGTTACCAGCAGAAGGGGCAACTAATAAAGAGCTCATCACCAGACAAACAAATGCAAACATAGAAAACCCATTACAAGAAAAAGCcatttttgagagagagagagagagtctgtGATGGTTTGAATGAAGGGGCTTTTGGGAGAAGTAGTATATATAGGAAGGAGGAAATGGGTGAAGAGATAAAAGAGAGGGAGGACGCGTGAGCAATAACTGGGGGGAGCCAAAGCTGGTGCCAGCTGAGCACCTTAATGAAAGCTGGAAGCTTTTGTTTGGGTTTATGGgattatttttggttttatgcAGAGGATGGGGATGCTATTATAATCACTCTGTCACAAGAATGATAGGTAGGACCCACTTTGGTATGATTTAAAATAGGTGGTGGATGACAACGGGCTTGGTATGGAAGAATAAAGTCCGTGTAAGGCTTCCTAGGACCACCAATCATGTATTTTGATTTTCCCATTTGCCAAAATGATGTCTCAGTAATTTACCTCAATCTCAATGAACATGTTTGAGATAATTCTGAATTTTTggcctttgcttcttttttcaaGAGTCACAAGAACGCCACTGTAATGTGGTTGAACTGTTATGACTGCATTCTTTTGTCGTTGAAGATGACATGTCCTATAATCTAGCTAGCATGATTTTACAGATGTCTGCAAAAAGCCAAAGCATGTAGCtttgatctttttctttaatctttttCAACGTTTATGTGAAAGTGAATTAGACCAAATACGCAAACCACCAGATGGCACCCCAAGGGATCTTTAGTTTCTATGACAAGATACAGAGGACTTCAACTTCACAAGAAACTTCTATTTAATTTCCTGAAACTGCAGAGAGATGTTCGAAGAAGATTGTCCAATATTAGGCTTGGAAAATCTCCTAAACTTGGCCCATCTAGTGGGGTTCTGTTCACTATCACCCCAAAGTACTCAAAACATTTAGAAATTACACTTGAAAATCTAATAAAAGTGGAAGAAACAGATTACACTTGATTATTTCAGTGGTGGTAAAACTGTATATATAGACTTCTGTTGTTAGAATATGGGTTTTTCTCAAAGATTATTGATTTACTTCAGTGGACTCTGATTGTGAAACCGCTGGATGCAATCAAATTTCATTAGTTGATTATCTATAAAAGATATCTTACTTTATGGCTTTTATTCTTCACAAATCACAACATCCATCGAAAGTGGAGATTAGTATAACAAAGTTGTGTTTTTATTCCCCAGTTTCCATgatgactctctctctctctctctcattggtCTCATGGCAGAATTAtgtgctgaaaaaaaaaagtagaagagGTATATCCGTATATGCtaacaataataatgagttTGGCTTGCCTCCAATAACTCctgtgaaaaaataaacaatagaGATGTGATGTTGAAAATGGGATGATTGGAAGAGTACTCCAGTTATTTTTTCACTATAAGCAGTTCTTGCCTTTCCTTGGGGGTTTCTAGGCATCCAgcaatctaaattttttttagaacttctataaaaataatactttttatATGGTTGCCCCTCAGATGTTTAACCTTTTACCCCCATACAACATATCTACTCTTATGTCAAATCTTTATAACTTTAAatatggattttgtttttaCATGTTTATAGCAAAC
This window encodes:
- the LOC132179233 gene encoding xyloglucan endotransglucosylase/hydrolase 2; this encodes MAFSCNGFSMFAFVCLVMSSLLVAPSAGNFYQDFDLTWGDNRAKIFQGGQLLSLSLDRVSGSGFQSKKEYLFGRIDMQLKLVAGNSAGTVTAYYLSSQGPTHDEIDFEFLGNLSGNPYILHTNVFTQGKGNREQQFYLWFDPTRNFHTYSIIWKPQHIIFVVDNIPIRVFKNAEPIGVPFPKSQPMKIYSSLWNADDWATRGGLVKTDWSKAPFTAYYRNFKVTASNAAWGPNSAWETNELDAHGRRRLRWVQKYFMIYNYCTDLKRFPQGFPPECRRSRFL